The window CCGACGTGTCGGTGGAGCAGATGATCCGCAAGACCACCGAGAAGTCACGCGGCATCCGTCTGGGCAATTTTGTGCAGATCCGCACCATCAATGACGAGGAACTCGAACAGGTTTGGGCAGGCAAAAAAGCGCCCAAAGAAGCCTTGGATGCCGCCGTCAAGCGTGGCAACGAGCAGCTCGAGCGCTTCCAAAAAGCCAACAAGTGAGTCCACTTCCCGGGCCATCTGCCCGGGTCTTGTTTTGAAAGCAGGGGCCACGCGCCCCTGCTTTTTGAGCTTTTGCGGCCCACCTAAACTCTGTCCCTATGGAAAAACGCGTTCGATTTCAGTCCCGCTGGTTGCCTTGGCTTTTGGTGGCGCCCCAAATGGCCATCGTGCTGGTGTTCTTTTTCTGGCCCGCCGGGCAGGCGCTTTACCAAAGCGTGCTGTCACAAGATGCTTTTGGCACCAGCACCGAATTTGTGGGACTGGAAAATTTTGAGCGCCTGTTTGCCGACAGCACTTACCTCGAATCCTTCAAGACCACGGCGGTTTTTTCCTTGCTGGTGGCTTTTTTCGGCTTGAGCATTTCGCTGCTGCTGGCCGTGATGGCCGACCGGGTGCTCAAGGGAGCTGCCATCTACAAAACCCTGCTGATCTGGCCTTACGCCGTGGCCCCAGTGGTGGCGGGCGTGCTGTGGCTGTTCATGTTCGCCTCGCCCATGGGGGTCATCGCTTTTTACCTGCGCTCAGTGGGCATCGAGTGGAACCACTTGCTCGATTCGGGCCACGCCATGACGCTGATCGTGGTGGCAGCCGTGTGGAAGCAAATCTCCTACAACTTCCTGTTCTTTTTGGCGGGGCTGCAGTCCATCCCCAAATCCCTTCTGGAAGCGGCGGCCATTGACGGAGCCAGCCCGTGGCACCGCTTTTGGACCATCGTGTTCCCGCTCCTGTCACCCACCACGTTTTTCCTCTTGGTCATCAATGTGGTGTATGCCTTTTTTGACACCTTCGGCATTGTCGATGCCACGACCCAAGGCGGCCCCGGCAAAGACACCGCCATCTTGGTCTACAAGGTGTATTACGACGGCTTCAAGGCGCTGGACATGGGCGGCTCGGCCGCGCAGTCGGTCATCTTGATGCTGATCGTGGTGGCGCTGACCGTGGTGCAGTTCCGTTTTGTCGAGAAAAAAGTCCAGTACTGAGCCCGCCCCATGATTGAAAAACGCCCCGGCCTCACGGTCCTGTCCCACCTGGTGTTGATCCTGGGGGTGGTGATCGTGGCCTTCCCGCTTTACCTGACTTTTGTGGCCTCCACCCAAAGCGCCGCCGAGATCGCCCAATCGGTGCCCATGTCCATGTGGCCCGGCAGCCATGCGCTGGAGACCTACAAAACCGCCCTGTTCGGCGGCGAAACCAGTGCCGGCAGCCGCATCCCAGCGGCAGCGCCGATGATGGGGGTCAGCTTGGTCAGTGCACTGGTCATTGCCTTGGGCAAAATCGCCATCTCTTTGCTGTCGGCTTTTGCCATCGTGTATTTCCGCTTTCCACTGCGCAACCTGGTGTTCTGGATGATTTTTGTCACCCTGATGCTGCCCGTCGAAGTGCGCATCGGCCCGACCTACGAGGTGGTCTCCAACTTGGGCATGCTCAACAGCTACGCGGGCCTGACGGTGCCGCTGATCGCCTCGGCCACGGCCACGTTTTTGTTCCGGCAGTTTTTCTTGACGGTGCCCGACGAGCTGGTGGAAGCGGCACGCATGGACGGCGCGGGACCGATGCGGTTTTTCATCGACATCCTCCTGCCGCTGACACGCACCTCGATCGCTGCGCTGTTTGTGATCCAGTTCATCTACGGCTGGAACCAATACCTGTGGCCGCTCTTGGTGACCACCAACGAAGACATGTACCCGGTGGTGATGGGCATCAAACGCCTGATCGCTGGCGAGGCTTACACCGAATGGAACGTGGTCATGGCCACAGCCATCTTGGCGATGCTGCCCCCGGCACTGGTCGTCATCCTGATGCAAAAATGGTTCGTCAAGGGCCTGGTTGATACGGAAAAATAAATACCTTCACATGGCTGCCATCACCCTCTCTCACATCCTCAAAACCTATGGCCAAGGGGCCAAGGCCAACACCGTCATCCACGATCTGAGCGCAGAAATCGCACACGGTGAGTTCGTGGTCATCGTCGGTCCTTCGGGCTGCGGCAAATCCACCCTGCTGCGCATGGTGGCGGGCCTGGAAGACATCTCGGGCGGCACGATTTCGATCGGTGATCGCGTGGTCAACGACCTGGAACCGGCCGAGCGCGATATCGCCATGGTGTTTCAAAACTACGCGCTGTACCCGCACATGAGCGTGTTCGACAACATGGCCTATGGCCTGAAAATCGCCAAAGTGCCAGTGGACGAAATCAAAGCCCGGGTGGACAAGGCAGCAGGCATTCTGGAACTCTCCCACCTGCTGCAGCGCAAGCCGCGTGAACTGTCTGGTGGCCAGCGCCAGCGCGTGGCCATGGGCCGCGCCATCGTGCGCCAGCCGCAGGTGTTCTTGTTTGACGAGCCGCTGTCGAATCTGGACGCCAAACTGCGTGCCCAGACGCGCCTCGAGATTCAAAAACTGCACCGCGAACTCGGCATCACCAGCCTGTTTGTGACACACGACCAGGTCGAGGCCATGACCTTGGCCCAGCGCATGATTGTGATGAACGGTGGCCACATGGAGCAGTTCGGCACGCCCGAAGAGGTCTACAACCGCCCGGCCAGCACCTTTGTGGCCAGCTTCATCGGCTCGCCCCCCATGAACTTGCTCCAACAAGCCCCGAACACCCCAGCAGGCCGCATCCTGGGCATTCGCCCCGAGCACATGGACATCACACCCACGGGTTGGCCTTTGCAGGTGGAAACGGTGGAACTGCTCGGGGCTGAGCGCTTGGTACACGCCCGTTTGGGCACAGAGAGCCTGACGCTGCGCCTGGACGCATCGCTGCCCGCCCCAACGGCTGGCGAGTCCTTTTGCATCACCCCTCGCGCGGACAAACTGCACTGGTTTGACGCCAAAACGGGCCAACGCATCACCTCCGAATGAACCCCGCTGCCAAACTCAGCCGCGCTGCCTGGCCCTACCCGCGCTGGATCGCACACCGGGGTGCGGGCAAGCTCGCCCCCGAAAACACCCTGGCGGCCTTCCGCTTGGGCGCGGCGCACGGCTACCGCATGTTTGAATGCGACGCCAAGCTCAGCGCCGACGGCATGGTGTTTTTGATGCACGACGCCACGCTGGAGCGCACCACCAACGGCCAGGGGATTGGCGGTGCGCTGCCCTGGCATGCCCTGTCGCAGCTGGACGCGGGCAGCTGGCATTCACGCGCTTTTGCAGGCGAGGCCCTGCCCACACTGGAAGCGCTGGCGAGGTTTTGCTTGGCCAATGGCCACCTGCTGAACATCGAGATCAAGCCCACCCCGGGCACCGAGTCCGCCACAGGCGAGGCCGTGGCCCGTTTGGCCGCCCGTCTGTGGACTGGCGCTGCCGTGCCGCCCCTGTTGACGTCCTTCAAACCCGATGCATTGGCGGCCGCACAAGTAGCGGCACCCCTACTGCCTCGTGGCCTGCTGGTCGACACCTTCTGGAGCGGCTGGCTTGAAAAAGCTTTGGCGCTGGACTGTGTGGCCGTGGTCGCCAACTACGCCCTCTGGGACCAGGCCACCGTGGCCCAAGTTCATGGAGCTGGCATGCGGTGCCTCAGCTACACCGTCAACGACGATTGGGCCGCTCAGCATCTGATGGCGCTGGGCACCGACGGGATCATCACCGACCGGGTGGATTTGTTCAGCCCCATCTGAACATTTGGGCACCCAAGGCCCACTTTGCGGCCTTACTTGGCAGCCCAGCCCCGCTGCAGCAGCCACTCCGTCGTCGCGGCCACCAGCACAAGGGCGATGTAAGTGCTCATCTTGCCATCTTGCCCGTGCAACAACAGCCCACCCAAGAGCACCAACAGACCGCTCAGGGCATGAACCCCCATGCGGCGGCGCAGGCTGATCCGGCCAACCCCCATGACCGTGCGCCCGGCCAAAGGCATCAACATCGCCATGGCCAAAGCGGGGAGGGCAAAATTCAACAAGTGCAAAACCAATTGCCAAAACGTCATGAAGTCTCGCTCCAAAAGGCCTGGACTGCCGACAAAACACCCCAGACCTGAAATTGTGCATGCAAAACCACGTCCACTTTCCCAGTACCGATTGTGTCAAGCGAAGTTGACAGGTCGTGCCTATAATGGCCCTCATGGCTGTATGGACCTTGGGTTTGAACCACACCACTGCACCGCTGGATCTGCGCGGTCGGTTTGCGTTCGCCGTGGACAAACTGGTCCCCACCTTGCAAGGCCTGCGCCGTGACCTGTCCCAACGCATTTCGCAAGAGCCCGAAGCGGCTATTTTGTCGACCTGCAACCGCACCGAGATTTATTGCGCTGCCGACCAGGCCGCCACCAACGACACCTTGCGCTGGTTGGCCCAAACGGGCGGCGTGAGCGCGTCCGAGTTGCATGCCCACACTTATTTGCTCGAAGGCAACGAAGCCGCTCGCCATGCGTTCCGTGTGGCCAGTGGCCTCGACTCCATGGTGCTGGGCGAGGCCCAAATCCTGGGTCAACTCAAAGATGCCGTGCGTGCGGCCGAACAAGCCGGCGCCTTGGGCAGCACCCTGAACCAACTGTTCCAGCGCAGCTTTGCCGTGGCCAAGGAGGTGCGGAGCTCCACCGAAATCGGGGCCCACTCCATCAGCATGGCCGCCGCTTCTGTGCGCCTGGCCAGCCAGTTGTTTGAAAACCTGCAAGACATCCGCATCCTGTTTGTCGGTGCGGGCGAAATGAACGAGTTGGTGGCCACACACTTTGCAGCCAAGCAGCCCAAAGGCATGGTGATCGCCAACCGCAGCCTGGACCGGGCCGAATTGTTGGCCCACCGCTTTGGGGCCGATGTCATGCCCCTGGCCGACTTGCCCGAACGCCTGCACGAATTCGACGCCGTCATCAGCTGCACCGCCAGCACCTTGCCCCTGATTGGCCTGGGCGCGGTCGAGCGGGCCCTGAAAAAACGCAAACACCGCCCCATGTTCATGGTCGATCTGGCGGTGCCGCGTGACATCGAACCCGAAGTCAAGTCGCTGGAAGACGTCTACCTCTACACCGTGGACGACTTGGCCAGCGTCGTGCAAACCGGCCAGGCCCACCGCCAAGCGGCCGTGGCCGAAGCCGAAGTCATCATTGACGCCGGTGTGCAAAGCTTCATGCACTGGATGGGCCAGCGCGGCACCGTGCCCTTGATCCAGCAACTGCAAAACCAAGCCGACGCTTGGCGCGAAGCCGAGCTGGCCCGCGCCCGCAAGCTGCTGGCCCGGGGCGACGACCCCATCGCCGTGATGGAAGCCCTGTCCAAGGGCCTGACCCAAAAGATGCTGCACGGCGCCCTGGCCGAGCTGCGCGGGGCAGCGCCTGAGCACCGCGAGCAAACCATGCAGACGGTGCAGCGCGTTTTCTTGCGCAAAGAGCGTTAGCGGCTGACTTGGCTGGTCGGGGCTTGCGCGCCGACACCTTAGCTGTCCCTGCTGCCTGCAGCGTCTGCCCCGGCTCCGGGCCAGCGCCGCGATTGAAGCTCCCAACCGTTCCCGCCCGCATGAAACCCTTCCTCATCCAACAACTCGAACGCTACGCCGTGCGCTTGACCGAGCTGGACTTTTTACTGTCCCGTGAAGACATCATGGCCGACATGACGCAGTTCCTGAAGCTCTCGCGCGAACACGCCGAGGTCAGCGCCGTGGCTTCGCGCTTTGCCCGCTTTCAGCAGCGCACTGCCGACTTGGCCAGTGCGCAAGCCCTGCTGGCCGACGAGGACCTGCGCGAAATGGCCGAAGAAGAAGCGGCCAGCGCCAGCGCCGAATTGCAAAGCCTGGAAGCCGAACTGCAGCGCATGCTGCTGCCCAAAGACCCCGACGATGCCCGCCCGGCCTTTGTCGAAATCCGCGCAGGCACTGGCGGCGACGAATCGGCCCTGTTCGCGGGCGACTTGTTGCGCATGTACACACGTTACGCCGAAAGCCAAGGCTGGAGGTGCGAGATCGTCTCCGAATCAGTGAGCGAGCTGGGTGGCTACAAAGAAGTCGTGGTGCGCATCGGCGGCAGCACATCGGGCGATGGCGTGTATGGCGCACTCAAGTTCGAGTCCGGTGGCCACCGGGTGCAGCGCGTGCCCGCTACCGAAACCCAAGGCCGCATCCACACCAGCGCCTGCACCGTGGCGGTGCTGGCCGAGCCGGACGAGGCCGAAGCCATCAAGATCAACCCGTCGGATTTGCGGATTGACACCTACCGCGCCAGCGGCGCGGGCGGGCAACACATCAACAAAACCGACTCGGCTGTGCGCATCACCCACTTGCCCACCGGCATCGTGGCCGAATGCCAGGACGGCCGCAGCCAGCACAGCAACAAGGCACAGGCCCTGAAGGTGCTGACGGCCCGCATCCAAGAAAAAGACCGGGCCGAACGGGCTGCCAAAGACGCGGCCGAACGCAAAAGTCTGATCGGCAGCGGCGATCGATCAGACCGCATCCGCACCTACAACTTCCCGCAAGGGCGCCTGACCGACCACCGCATCAACTTGACCTTGTACAAGCTGCTCACCATCATGGAAGGCGATTTGCAGGACGTGGTGCATGCGCTGCAAAGCTACGAAGCTGCCGAACAGCTGGCCGCGCTCGAAATCGGAGCCGCCGCTTGATGCAAAACCCAACGACCGTCGTGGCGTGTCTGCGCCAAGCCCAAGCCACTGGCTTGGCCCGGGTGGACGCTCAGATCTTGCTGCTGCTCAGCCTGCAACGCCCGCTGCACGATCGCGCCTGGCTCTTGGCCCACGACAGCGACACCTTGACGCCCGTGCAAGCTGCCGCGTGGCAAGACGCGCTGCAGCGCCGCTTGCAGGGTGAGCCCGTGGCCTACATCACCGGGCGCAAGGATTTTTTTGGCCTGACGCTGGCCGTGGACGCCCGTGTGCTGGACCCGCGCCCCGACACCGAAACCCTGGTGGACTGGGCTCTGGCGTGTCTGCCGGAATCCGTCCCAGAAACACGCTCGCCCCGCATTCTGGACCTGGGCACGGGCAGCGGCGCCGTGGCTTTGGCGCTGCAACACGCCCGGCCCGATGCCACGGTGTGGGCCGTGGACGCCAGCGAAGACGCGCTGGCCGTGGCCCGCGCCAATGCCGCCCGCTTGCAACTGGGCGTGCAATTCATCGCCAGCGACTGGCTGAACGCGGTGGACATCCAACGCACGGGCCGCTTTGACCTCATCGTCTCCAACCCGCCCTACGTGGCCGAGGGCGACCCGCACCTGGCCGCACTCACGCACGAGCCCCTGCAGGCCCTGACCAGCGGCCCCGACGGCCTGGATGACATTCGCCAGATCATCGCCCAAGCCCCTGTTTATTTGGCCCCGGGGGGCTGGCTGCTGCTCGAACACGGCTGGGACCAGGCAGCGCCGGTGCAGGCCCTGCTGCGCGAGGCCGGGTTGGTGCAGGTGCAGTCGCGCCGCGATTTGGGTGGCATCGAGCGCTGCACGGGTGCAGCCATGCCGAAGTGACAGCAACATCCCTGTGAAAATGGCAGACTTTCAATCAGAGACATAATTCACCCCATTCGACACCGACCCCATTTGGAGCAACACCATGAGCGACACCCAGCAACGCATCGACGAACTCGTCAAAGGCAACGAGATCACCCTGTTCATGAAGGGCAGCGCCAGCTTCCCCATGTGCGGTTTTTCCGGCCGTGCCATCCAGATCCTCAAAGCCGTGGGCGTGGACCCCAAGACGGTCAAGACCGTGAACGTGCTGGACGACGCCGAAATCCGCCAAGGCATCAAGGAATACAGCAACTGGCCCACCATCCCCCAGCTCTACGTCAAGGGCGAGTTCATCGGCGGCTCGGACATCATGATGGAAATGTACGAATCGGGCGAGCTGCAGCAGGTCATCAACGGCCAGGCCTGATCAACGCTTGCCCCTTGCAGACAGCCACCTTCGGGTGGCTTTTTTGCGGGCAATTTATGGCTTACATGACCCAGGATTCAGCCCTGGAGGGTCTGCGTTTTGGCCTCATACTCGCGCCAGACCTCAGCGAGGTCCGCCTTGCGCCAGATGCGCTGGGCCAAGAAGGTCAGCACCAGCGCGATCAGGGTCATGACGAGCAGCCAGACGCCCTGGCGATACCCCCAGTGCAGCAACCAGGCCCAGCGGCTGTCCACCTGCGTCACCCCTATCAACACCACGGGCGAGAAGATCAAAACGCAGGTGAACAACAGCCGCCCCCAGGTTCTGAATGCGCCCATGAGACAGACCGCCAGCGCAGTGGCCACCCAAAAATCCACGGCCATGGCAGGCACGTACAAAGCCAGATGGGTCAAGATTTGCAAACCACTTTGGTCAGAAAAGAAAAACTGCTTGGCCCCATAAAACAAGGCCCATCCCGGACAAAACCACAAAGCCACAAATCGCAGGGTGGAGGTGATCAGGTTAAGGCCCAATTGGCGACGCATTTGCCCACCAGGCGACAGCCCATACCGCCAATGCCATTGACTGGAGCGAAGCACGGGCAGCAAAAACAGACAGAGAAATCCAATTCGCAAAAGTTCGTAATACGTGAGCTCACTGCCCCAAGGCTCCAGCAAACGAATACTTCCAATTTGTTGGATCGGAAGTAGTGCAAATGTCACACCCATTCCCAGGATTGCGCCCCACGGTCTCCCAGCCAAATCACCTTGCTCAATGAACCCGGCATGGGCCAGCAAGCGCCTTAACCATGCATCAAGTCGCCCGCCCGGACCGGGACGCCACGTCAACCCCGAGCGGGTGTCCTTCAATAGCCGACGGAACATCCACACCGCAGCGCCCAGACCATAAGCCGCTGCCAACAACCACACACCCCAAGATGCTTGATACCAGGCGCTCCACACCGAATCGGGCCAAAAAACGGGGAGCAGCCCACCCAGCAGTGGCACGGCCAGGTGCACCGGATGCGCCACGCCCCACCAGGCGTGCAATGCACACACCCACACCGTGTGCCAGACGAGCGCCAACAACAACACAGCACCCACCACCGGCAGTTGGTTGACGAACGTGGTGCCGAATGACACCCAAGCCCCCATCAGCGTGGCCAGCCCCATCAACAAGCCAGAGACCCACCAGCCGTGGGCCATGTCGTGTATGCGCTGATGCACCCGATGCACAGGTACTACGCGCCGCACCCAGGTGTGCGCATCACGCAAGCCGGCGTGGGTGACACACACCGCCGCCAGACTGCTCAGGGCGCACAGCACAAAGACGAACTCAGCAGGAGCCGAATGACTGACCATCGCCCACAGCAGCGTGATGATGAACAGCACCAGCCACATCCAGACCAGTGTCTCGGGCGTTCTGCGCCACCGTCCGGATGTGTTGGGTGCAGATGGGGATTCGGTTGTGAGCCCCGAAACCCGACGCATACCGGCTTTCATGAGTTCAGCTCCAGAAACAGGTCGTCCAGGTTCAGCGC is drawn from Limnohabitans sp. 63ED37-2 and contains these coding sequences:
- the prfA gene encoding peptide chain release factor 1 codes for the protein MKPFLIQQLERYAVRLTELDFLLSREDIMADMTQFLKLSREHAEVSAVASRFARFQQRTADLASAQALLADEDLREMAEEEAASASAELQSLEAELQRMLLPKDPDDARPAFVEIRAGTGGDESALFAGDLLRMYTRYAESQGWRCEIVSESVSELGGYKEVVVRIGGSTSGDGVYGALKFESGGHRVQRVPATETQGRIHTSACTVAVLAEPDEAEAIKINPSDLRIDTYRASGAGGQHINKTDSAVRITHLPTGIVAECQDGRSQHSNKAQALKVLTARIQEKDRAERAAKDAAERKSLIGSGDRSDRIRTYNFPQGRLTDHRINLTLYKLLTIMEGDLQDVVHALQSYEAAEQLAALEIGAAA
- the ugpA gene encoding sn-glycerol-3-phosphate ABC transporter permease UgpA, translated to MEKRVRFQSRWLPWLLVAPQMAIVLVFFFWPAGQALYQSVLSQDAFGTSTEFVGLENFERLFADSTYLESFKTTAVFSLLVAFFGLSISLLLAVMADRVLKGAAIYKTLLIWPYAVAPVVAGVLWLFMFASPMGVIAFYLRSVGIEWNHLLDSGHAMTLIVVAAVWKQISYNFLFFLAGLQSIPKSLLEAAAIDGASPWHRFWTIVFPLLSPTTFFLLVINVVYAFFDTFGIVDATTQGGPGKDTAILVYKVYYDGFKALDMGGSAAQSVILMLIVVALTVVQFRFVEKKVQY
- the hemA gene encoding glutamyl-tRNA reductase; the encoded protein is MAVWTLGLNHTTAPLDLRGRFAFAVDKLVPTLQGLRRDLSQRISQEPEAAILSTCNRTEIYCAADQAATNDTLRWLAQTGGVSASELHAHTYLLEGNEAARHAFRVASGLDSMVLGEAQILGQLKDAVRAAEQAGALGSTLNQLFQRSFAVAKEVRSSTEIGAHSISMAAASVRLASQLFENLQDIRILFVGAGEMNELVATHFAAKQPKGMVIANRSLDRAELLAHRFGADVMPLADLPERLHEFDAVISCTASTLPLIGLGAVERALKKRKHRPMFMVDLAVPRDIEPEVKSLEDVYLYTVDDLASVVQTGQAHRQAAVAEAEVIIDAGVQSFMHWMGQRGTVPLIQQLQNQADAWREAELARARKLLARGDDPIAVMEALSKGLTQKMLHGALAELRGAAPEHREQTMQTVQRVFLRKER
- the prmC gene encoding peptide chain release factor N(5)-glutamine methyltransferase, with the protein product MQNPTTVVACLRQAQATGLARVDAQILLLLSLQRPLHDRAWLLAHDSDTLTPVQAAAWQDALQRRLQGEPVAYITGRKDFFGLTLAVDARVLDPRPDTETLVDWALACLPESVPETRSPRILDLGTGSGAVALALQHARPDATVWAVDASEDALAVARANAARLQLGVQFIASDWLNAVDIQRTGRFDLIVSNPPYVAEGDPHLAALTHEPLQALTSGPDGLDDIRQIIAQAPVYLAPGGWLLLEHGWDQAAPVQALLREAGLVQVQSRRDLGGIERCTGAAMPK
- the ugpC gene encoding sn-glycerol-3-phosphate ABC transporter ATP-binding protein UgpC, producing the protein MAAITLSHILKTYGQGAKANTVIHDLSAEIAHGEFVVIVGPSGCGKSTLLRMVAGLEDISGGTISIGDRVVNDLEPAERDIAMVFQNYALYPHMSVFDNMAYGLKIAKVPVDEIKARVDKAAGILELSHLLQRKPRELSGGQRQRVAMGRAIVRQPQVFLFDEPLSNLDAKLRAQTRLEIQKLHRELGITSLFVTHDQVEAMTLAQRMIVMNGGHMEQFGTPEEVYNRPASTFVASFIGSPPMNLLQQAPNTPAGRILGIRPEHMDITPTGWPLQVETVELLGAERLVHARLGTESLTLRLDASLPAPTAGESFCITPRADKLHWFDAKTGQRITSE
- the ugpE gene encoding sn-glycerol-3-phosphate ABC transporter permease UgpE, which produces MIEKRPGLTVLSHLVLILGVVIVAFPLYLTFVASTQSAAEIAQSVPMSMWPGSHALETYKTALFGGETSAGSRIPAAAPMMGVSLVSALVIALGKIAISLLSAFAIVYFRFPLRNLVFWMIFVTLMLPVEVRIGPTYEVVSNLGMLNSYAGLTVPLIASATATFLFRQFFLTVPDELVEAARMDGAGPMRFFIDILLPLTRTSIAALFVIQFIYGWNQYLWPLLVTTNEDMYPVVMGIKRLIAGEAYTEWNVVMATAILAMLPPALVVILMQKWFVKGLVDTEK
- the ugpQ gene encoding glycerophosphodiester phosphodiesterase translates to MNPAAKLSRAAWPYPRWIAHRGAGKLAPENTLAAFRLGAAHGYRMFECDAKLSADGMVFLMHDATLERTTNGQGIGGALPWHALSQLDAGSWHSRAFAGEALPTLEALARFCLANGHLLNIEIKPTPGTESATGEAVARLAARLWTGAAVPPLLTSFKPDALAAAQVAAPLLPRGLLVDTFWSGWLEKALALDCVAVVANYALWDQATVAQVHGAGMRCLSYTVNDDWAAQHLMALGTDGIITDRVDLFSPI
- the grxD gene encoding Grx4 family monothiol glutaredoxin, encoding MSDTQQRIDELVKGNEITLFMKGSASFPMCGFSGRAIQILKAVGVDPKTVKTVNVLDDAEIRQGIKEYSNWPTIPQLYVKGEFIGGSDIMMEMYESGELQQVINGQA